One Camelina sativa cultivar DH55 chromosome 3, Cs, whole genome shotgun sequence genomic window carries:
- the LOC104777500 gene encoding serine hydroxymethyltransferase 7-like codes for MDLSRSQSNFSLGFGCSHASMTPTPSPRAPIADDSINLQVDPSFRSLPTTFSPIPLQLLEQKVEKITVEEPKKDGGDQKEDEHFRILGHHMCLKRQRDCPLLLTQSKHPKRSSTGGGDTDLESRRAAVRAWGDQPLHLADPDIHELIEKEKQRQVKGIELIASENFVCRAVMEALGSHLTNKYSEGMPGARYYTGNQYIDQIENLCIERALTAFGLESDKWGVNVQPYSCTSANFAVYTGLLLPGERIMGLDSPSGGHMSHGYCTPAGKKISATSIFFESFPYKVNPQTGYIDYDKLEDKALDYRPKILICGGSSYPRDWEFARVRQIADKCGAVLMCDMAHISGLVATKECSNPFDHCDIVTSTTHKGLRGPRGGIIFYRRGPKIRKQSHHSSHCDTSTHYDLEEKINFAVFPSLQGGPHNNHIAALAIALKQVATPEYKAYIQQMKKNAQALAAALLRRKCRLVTGGTDNHLLLWDLTPLGLTGKVYEKVCEMCHITLNKTAIFGDNGTISPGGVRIGTPAMTTRGCIESDFETIADFLIKAAQIASALQREHVKSHKEFVKSLCTNKDISELRNRVEAFALQYEMPASLVRIE; via the exons ATGGATTTGAGTCGTTCTCAATCTAATTTTTCACTAGGTTTTGGTTGTTCCCACGCATCAATGACTCCAACTCCGTCTCCAAGAGCTCCGATTGCTGACGATTCGATTAACCTACAAGTGGATCCAAGTTTCCGATCATTACCAACAACTTTTTCTCCGATTCCGTTGCAGTTACTCGAGCAAAAGGTTGAGAAGATCACCGTGGAAGAGCCGAAGAAAGATGGAGGAGATCAGAAAGAGGACGAGCATTTCAGAATCTTAGGTCACCACATGTGTCTCAAAAGGCAACGAGATTGTCCACTTTTATTAACACAATCGAAGCATCCGAAGAGGAGTTCGACTGGTGGTGGTGATACAGATCTGGAATCGAGACGTGCTGCTGTACGAGCTTGGGGTGATCAGCCTCTTCATTTGGCTGATCCTGATATACACGAGcttatagagaaagagaagcaaCGACAAGTCAAAGGGATTGAGTTGATTGCTTCTGAGAATTTTGTGTGTAGAGCTGTTATGGAGGCTTTGGGAAGTCATTTGACGAATAAATACTCTGAAGGCATGCCTGGTGCGAGGTACTACACTGGGAATCAATATATTGATCAGATTGAGAATCTGTGTATTGAACGAGCTCTTACTGCGTTTGGTCTTGAATCTGATAAATGGGGTGTTAATGTACAGCCGTATTCTTGTACCTCTGCTAATTTTGCCGTGTATACGGGACTTTTGTTGCCCGGTGAACGGATTATGGGGCTTGATTCTCCTTCTGGAGGTCATATGAGTCATGGTTATTGTACTCCAGCTGGGAAGAAGATTTCGGCTACGTCCATCTTCTTTGAGAGCTTTCCTTATAAAGTGAATCCTCAAACTGGGTATATTGACTATGATAAGCTTGAAGATAAGGCGCTTGATTACCGCCCCAAGATTCTTATTTGTGGAGGGAGTTCATATCCTAGGGACTGGGAGTTCGCTAGGGTTAGACAAATTGCAGACAAGTGTGGAGCTGTTTTGATGTGTGATATGGCTCATATAAGCGGTCTTGTGGCGACTAAG GAATGCTCCAATCCATTTGATCACTGTGACATAGTTACCTCCACTACCCACAAAGGTCTACGTGGTCCTAGAGGAGGTATCATCTTCTACAGGAGAGGCCCAAAGATAAGAAAGCAGAGCCATCACTCTAGTCATTGTGACACTTCCACGCACTATGATTTAGAGGAAAAGATCAACTTTGCTGTTTTTCCATCGCTACAAGGAGGTCCTCACAACAACCATATCGCAGCTCTTGCCATTGCCTTGAAACAAGTGGCCACTCCAGAGTATAAAGCTTACATACAACAGATGAAGAAAAACGCCCAAGCTTTAGCAGCTGCTCTGCTTAGAAGAAAATGCAGACTGGTTACTGGTGGCACTGACAATCATTTGTTGCTGTGGGATCTCACTCCTTTGGGCTTAACAG GGAAAGTCTACGAGAAAGTGTGCGAGATGTGCCATATAACCTTGAACAAGACTGCTATATTTGGGGATAATGGTACAATATCTCCTGGAGGTGTAAGAATAG gGACACCTGCGATGACAACGAGAGGCTGTATAGAGTCTGATTTCGAGACAATAGCTGATTTTCTGATAAAGGCAGCTCAAATAGCGAGTGCGTTGCAGAGAGAGCATGTGAAGTCACACAAGGAGTTTGTGAAAAGTTTATGCACCAACAAAGACATATCTGAGCTTAGAAACCGAGTTGAAGCATTTGCGTTGCAGTATGAGATGCCTGCTTCTCTTGTTCGAAttgaatga
- the LOC104777502 gene encoding uncharacterized protein LOC104777502: protein MAISFVIDPSISPCFTLSASSSSSSWRTLPLRNLHFHGKPSPSPLNSKPNRRFPILYPNNRSSYVASLSAHQASSSSTNNNNSEEANSKYPTDVKTLIRVYKEALFNGDETSVAEIETMFCKIDKEKNKMDQKVLSLSMKVASEKEMKIRLTADFENTRKKLDKDRLSTESNAKVQIMKSLLPIIDSFEKAKLQVQVDTDKEKKIDTSYQGIYRQFVEVLRHLRVAAIATVGKPFDPLLHEAISREESETVKAGVITEELNRGFLLGDRVLRPAKVKVSLGPANNKKTPSAAPEEITPSA from the exons ATGGCGATTTCTTTCGTAATTGATCCTTCAATTTCTCCTTGCTTCACCttatctgcttcttcttcttcttcttcatggcGAACACTTCCCCTACGAAACCTTCATTTCCATGGCAAACCTTCACCATCTCCATTGAATTCGAAACCCAATCGAAGATTCCCAATCTTGTATCCAAACAATCGAAGCAGCTACGTAGCATCTCTCTCTGCTCAccaagcttcttcttcgtct actaataataataatagtgaaGAAGCGAATTCAAAGTACCCAACAGATGTGAAAACCCTAATTAGGGTTTATAAAGAAGCTCTTTTTAATGGAGACGAAACCTCAGTCGCAGAAATCGAAACCATGTTTTGTAAAATCGAcaaggagaagaacaaaatgGATCAGAAGGTTTTGTCATTGTCAATGAAGGTAGCTtcagagaaagagatgaaaatcCGATTAACTGCTGATTTTGAGAATACAAGGAAGAAGCTCGACAAAGATAGGCTTAGTACAGAGTCTAATGCAAAAGTTCAGATTATGAAGAGTCTGTTACCTATTATTGATAGTTTCGAGAAAGCTAAGCTACAGGTTCAAGTTGATACtgataaggagaagaagatcgaTACGAGTTATCAGGGGATTTATAGGCAGTTCGTTGAGGTTTTGAGACATCTTCGTGTTGCTGCTATTGCAACTGTTGGGAAGCCCTTTGATCCTTTG TTGCACGAGGCTATATCACGAGAAGAATCTGAGACTGTTAAAGCAGGGGTAATAACCGAGGAGCTGAACCGGGGATTTCTTCTGGGAGATCGTGTTCTGAGACCAGCAAAGGTTAAAGTCTCTTTAGGACCCGCCAACAACAAGAAGACTCCTTCAGCTGCTCCTGAGGAGATAACACCTTCTGCTTGA
- the LOC104777504 gene encoding probable eukaryotic translation initiation factor 5-1 isoform X1 — protein MALQNIGASNRDDAFYRYKMPRMMTKIEGRGNGIKTNVVNMVDIAKALGRPPAYTTKYFGCELGAQSKFDEKTGTSLVNGAHDTSKLAGLLENFIKKYVQCYGCGNPETEILITKTQMLQLKCAACGFISDVDMRDKLTSFILKNPPEQKKSSKDKKSMRRAEKERLKEGEAADEERRKIKKEAASKKKAATTGTSKDKVLKKKDHSPPRSQSDENEQADSEEDDDDVQWQTDTSREAAEKRMKEQLSAVTADMVMLSTIEENKPAVEVKKAPEVLHENGNSKIPDNAHEKLVSEIKELLSSGSSPTQLKTALASNTTTPQEKMDALFSALFGGAGKGFAKEVIKKKKYLVALMMIQEDAGAPQQMVLLNGIESFCMKASAEAAKEVALVIKGLYDEDLLEEDVIVEWYNKGIKGSPVLKNVTPFIEWLQNAESESEEE, from the exons ATGGCTTTGCAAAACATTGGTGCTTCCAACCGCGATGATGCCTTCTACCGGTACAAGATGCCGAGGATGATGACCAAGATTGAAGGCAGGGGCAACGGTATCAAGACTAATGTGGTCAATATGGTTGACATTGCTAAGGCCTTGGGGAGACCTCCTGCTTATACCACTAAGTACTTTGGTTGTGAGCTTGGTGCGCAGTCCAAATTTGATGAGAAGACTGGAACCTCTCTGGTCAATGGGGCCCATGACACTTCCAAGCTTGCGGGACTTCTGGAGAACTTTATCAAAAAGTATGTTCAGTGTTACGGATGTGGGAATCCTGAAACTGAGATACTCATCACAAAGACGCAGATGCTCCAGCTGAAATGTGCGGCTTGCGGGTTTATCTCGGATGTCGATATGAGGGACAAGCTCACGTCCTTCATTCTTAAGAATCCACCAGAGCAAAAGAAGTCGTCTAAGGATAAGAAGTCAATGAGGAGAGCTGAGAAAGAAAGGCTGAAAGAAGGTGAAGCAGCTGATGAGGAGCGGAGGAAAATCAAGAAGGAGGCTGCTAGTAAGAAGAAAGCAGCAACCACAGGTACTTCGAAAGACAAagttttgaagaagaaagatcattCCCCACCTCGAAGCCAGTCTGATGAGAATGAGCAAGCAgacagtgaagaagatgatgatgatgtccaGTGGCAAACAGATACTTCCAGGGAGGCTGCTGAAAAACGAATGAAAGAACAGCTCAGCGCTGTAACAGCTGATATGGTGATGCTGTCCACAATTGAAGAAAACAAGCCAGCTGTTGAGGTGAAGAAGGCACCAGAAGTGCTGCATGAGAATGGCAATAGCAAGATTCCTGATAATGCTCATGAAAAGCTTGTGAGTGAGATAAAAGAGCTTCTGAGCAGTGGTTCATCTCCTACACAACTCAAAACAGCCCTAGCTTCAAACACCACAACCCCTCAGGAAAAG ATGGACGCCTTATTCTCTGCCCTCTTTGGAGGCGCAGGCAAGGGATTTGCTAAAGaagtgatcaagaagaagaaatatctCGTGGCCTTGATGATGATACAAGAAGATGCAGGAGCTCCTCAGCAGATGGTTTTGCTTAATGGAATAGAATCTTTCTGCATGAAGGCGAGCGCAGAGGCTGCCAAAGAAGTTGCTCTTGTTATCAAAGGGCTTTATGATGAAGACCTTTTGGAAGAGGATGTGATTGTTGAATGGTACAATAAAGGAATTAAAGGCTCCCCTGTGTTGAAGAATGTTACTCCGTTCATTGAGTGGCTCCAGAACGCTGAGTCTGAGTCCGAGGAAGAGTGA
- the LOC104777504 gene encoding probable eukaryotic translation initiation factor 5-1 isoform X2, which translates to MALQNIGASNRDDAFYRYKMPRMMTKIEGRGNGIKTNVVNMVDIAKALGRPPAYTTKYFGCELGAQSKFDEKTGTSLVNGAHDTSKLAGLLENFIKKYVQCYGCGNPETEILITKTQMLQLKCAACGFISDVDMRDKLTSFILKNPPEQKKSSKDKKSMRRAEKERLKEGEAADEERRKIKKEAASKKKAATTGTSKDKVLKKKDHSPPRSQSDENEQADSEEDDDDVQWQTDTSREAAEKRMKEQLSAVTADMVMLSTIEENKPAVEVKKAPEVLHENGNSKIPDNAHEKLVSEIKELLSSGSSPTQLKTALASNTTTPQEKMDALFSALFGGAGKGFAKEVIKKKKYLVALMMIQEDAGAPQQMVLLNGIESFCMKASAEAAKEVALVIKGLYDEDLLEEDVIVEWYNKGIKGSPVLKNVTPFIEWLQNAESESEEE; encoded by the exons ATGGCTTTGCAAAACATTGGTGCTTCCAACCGCGATGATGCCTTCTACCGGTACAAGATGCCGAGGATGATGACCAAGATTGAAGGCAGGGGCAACGGTATCAAGACTAATGTGGTCAATATGGTTGACATTGCTAAGGCCTTGGGGAGACCTCCTGCTTATACCACTAAGTACTTTGGTTGTGAGCTTGGTGCGCAGTCCAAATTTGATGAGAAGACTGGAACCTCTCTGGTCAATGGGGCCCATGACACTTCCAAGCTTGCGGGACTTCTGGAGAACTTTATCAAAAAGTATGTTCAGTGTTACGGATGTGGGAATCCTGAAACTGAGATACTCATCACAAAGACGCAGATGCTCCAGCTGAAATGTGCGGCTTGCGGGTTTATCTCGGATGTCGATATGAGGGACAAGCTCACGTCCTTCATTCTTAAGAATCCACCAGAGCAAAAGAAGTCGTCTAAGGATAAGAAGTCAATGAGGAGAGCTGAGAAAGAAAGGCTGAAAGAAGGTGAAGCAGCTGATGAGGAGCGGAGGAAAATCAAGAAGGAGGCTGCTAGTAAGAAGAAAGCAGCAACCACAGGTACTTCGAAAGACAAagttttgaagaagaaagatcattCCCCACCTCGAAGCCAGTCTGATGAGAATGAGCAAGCAgacagtgaagaagatgatgatgatgtccaGTGGCAAACAGATACTTCCAGGGAGGCTGCTGAAAAACGAATGAAAGAACAGCTCAGCGCTGTAACAGCTGATATGGTGATGCTGTCCACAATTGAAGAAAACAAGCCAGCTGTTGAGGTGAAGAAGGCACCAGAAGTGCTGCATGAGAATGGCAATAGCAAGATTCCTGATAATGCTCATGAAAAGCTTGTGAGTGAGATAAAAGAGCTTCTGAGCAGTGGTTCATCTCCTACACAACTCAAAACAGCCCTAGCTTCAAACACCACAACCCCTCAGGAAAAGATGGACGCCTTATTCTCTGCCCTCTTTGGAG GCGCAGGCAAGGGATTTGCTAAAGaagtgatcaagaagaagaaatatctCGTGGCCTTGATGATGATACAAGAAGATGCAGGAGCTCCTCAGCAGATGGTTTTGCTTAATGGAATAGAATCTTTCTGCATGAAGGCGAGCGCAGAGGCTGCCAAAGAAGTTGCTCTTGTTATCAAAGGGCTTTATGATGAAGACCTTTTGGAAGAGGATGTGATTGTTGAATGGTACAATAAAGGAATTAAAGGCTCCCCTGTGTTGAAGAATGTTACTCCGTTCATTGAGTGGCTCCAGAACGCTGAGTCTGAGTCCGAGGAAGAGTGA